A part of Arthrobacter dokdonellae genomic DNA contains:
- a CDS encoding DUF4082 domain-containing protein: MQKKNVLHLPAALRWAVLPSILALVVVFLPAAAAPVASMLPAAVAASDPCAAPVASAIACENSKPGSPQSEWAVSGAGDSTIQGYGTAMSVNVGETEQFKVSTPAKAYTINIYRLGYYQGLGARKVAANILPTATLPQSQPACQQFSATGLVDCGNWAVSASWAVPATAVSGVYLARLVRTDTGGASVIPFVVRNDASTSDVVFQTSDETWQAYNTYGGNSLYQCTVSCPPGNPQGYKAAFKVSYNRPFHTALDDSGHSWVLYAEEPMIMFMEQNGYDVSYISGLDTGTRGSLLLNHKTFLSVGHDEYWSGQQRTNVEYARDHGVNLAFFSGNEVFWRTRWEGSQAGTATPNRTLVAYKDTHFNTPTDPVEWTGTWVDPRFGTATGGGNPQNALTGQLFLVNSGTTDIKVPAQYSNLRLWRNTAVAKLTGTQSLTLGAGLGTLGYEWDVDADDGFRPAGLIDMSSTTYDAPQVFTDYGTNVAPGTATHSLTLYKAASGALVFGAGTVQWSWGLNNFTTGASTDSNMQQATVNLLADMKIQPATPMAGIVVSAASTDTAPPVSTVSTPATGTSVADGSTVTITGTAADSGGGVVAGVEVSTDSGKTWHPATGTTNWTYTWKAAHGYPGTTIRTRATDDSANLEVPGPGRALAITCPCSLVGTGTAPAAPDSGDANSVEVGAKFTSDVTGTISGVRFYKATANRGTHVGNVWSASGALLATATFTGESASGWQTAIFSKPLDVTANTPYVVSYFAPQGHYAQDSGYFYPNPSPMPAGSGSADSPPLHFNRSTATNPNGFYVYASKSTFPSGIYQAEYYWVDVIFSPTSTALPAVSSSTPAPGGTSVAISAAPSASFNQAVTSSSVAFGLKDSAGATVTGTTTYNATTNTATFAPSTPLSYSTSYTATVSGATNATGQTMAAPYSWSFSTTAAPPAPNVTATTPANNETGTSPGVAPSATFSQAVTAASVTFALKDPAGASVPGTTSYNAATNASTFTPTESLAYSTTYTATVSGATNATGQGMAAPYIWTFTTAAPPPAPAVTGTAPANNANGVAISTTPSATFNTAVAPSSIAFSLMDAAGTSVSGTMSYATATKTATFTPTSPLNYTTAYTATVSGATNGTGQTMAAPVTWSFSTTAPPPAPTVTSTTPANNSTGTSPGIAPSAIFSQNVSASSVTFTLKDAASAEVPGTTSYAPGTNTATFTPTTSLGYSTTYTASISGATNSTGQSMATPYTWIFTTSAASACPCSVFSPTAIPTTPNTADGNGVELGMKFRSDAPGNITGIRFYKGSANTGTHTGYLWSGTGSLLGSLTFTGETASGWQQANFASPIAISAGVTYIVSYYAPNGNYSSDGNYFSASKDTGPLHGLADGTDGGNGVFNYGNAAFPTGSWNKTNYWVDVVMSATALPAPSVTGVTPANNATGSIVTAAPSATFSQAVTASSITFTLKDASGTKVAGSIDYNTSTNTATFTPTVGLAYSTVYSATVSGATNSTGQSMATPYTWSFTTGTAPACPCSVFSPTAIPTTPNTADGNAVELGMKFRSDVPGNVTGIRFYKGTANTGTHTGYLWSGTGSLLGSLTFTGETASGWQQANFASPIAISAGVTYIVSYYAPNGIYAADSNYFTASKDTGPLHGLADGTDGGNGVYNYGNAAFPTNTWNKSNYWVDVNFTSY, from the coding sequence TTCCCGCGGCAGTTGCCGCGTCGGATCCCTGTGCCGCACCCGTCGCCAGCGCCATTGCATGCGAAAACAGCAAACCGGGCTCGCCCCAAAGCGAGTGGGCTGTCTCGGGCGCAGGCGACTCAACGATCCAAGGCTATGGCACTGCGATGAGCGTCAATGTTGGGGAGACCGAGCAATTCAAGGTCAGCACTCCGGCCAAGGCCTACACCATCAACATTTATCGGCTCGGCTATTACCAGGGGCTGGGCGCACGGAAGGTGGCAGCCAACATCCTGCCCACGGCCACTCTGCCCCAGTCCCAGCCCGCCTGCCAACAATTCTCTGCCACGGGGCTGGTCGATTGCGGCAACTGGGCCGTGTCGGCGTCGTGGGCGGTTCCTGCCACCGCAGTTTCCGGCGTCTACCTCGCGCGACTCGTCCGCACCGACACCGGCGGAGCATCGGTCATTCCGTTCGTGGTGCGCAACGACGCCAGCACGTCCGACGTTGTCTTCCAAACTTCAGACGAAACCTGGCAGGCCTACAACACGTACGGCGGCAATAGCCTGTACCAGTGCACGGTTTCGTGCCCACCGGGCAATCCTCAAGGATACAAGGCAGCATTCAAGGTTTCCTACAACCGGCCATTTCACACGGCCCTGGACGACTCCGGACACAGCTGGGTGCTATACGCCGAAGAACCGATGATCATGTTCATGGAACAAAATGGCTATGACGTGAGCTATATCTCGGGGCTTGATACAGGCACCCGCGGTTCCCTGCTCCTCAACCACAAGACATTCCTGTCTGTGGGACACGACGAGTATTGGTCAGGCCAGCAGCGGACCAACGTGGAGTATGCCCGCGACCACGGAGTGAACCTCGCCTTTTTCAGTGGCAACGAGGTTTTTTGGCGGACACGATGGGAAGGCAGCCAAGCGGGAACAGCGACACCCAACCGAACACTTGTTGCCTACAAAGACACCCACTTCAATACACCCACGGACCCTGTCGAATGGACAGGTACGTGGGTTGACCCTCGATTTGGAACGGCGACTGGAGGAGGGAATCCACAAAATGCGCTCACCGGCCAACTGTTCCTTGTCAACAGTGGGACCACCGACATAAAAGTTCCGGCACAGTACAGCAACCTGCGGCTGTGGCGAAATACTGCCGTGGCCAAACTCACGGGCACACAATCTCTTACGCTCGGCGCCGGCTTGGGAACGCTTGGATACGAATGGGACGTCGACGCGGACGATGGTTTCCGGCCGGCCGGCCTGATCGACATGTCGTCCACCACATACGACGCCCCTCAGGTCTTTACAGACTACGGAACTAACGTGGCACCGGGAACGGCCACCCACAGCTTGACCTTGTACAAGGCGGCCAGTGGAGCCTTGGTCTTCGGTGCCGGGACAGTGCAATGGTCCTGGGGGCTGAATAACTTTACGACTGGTGCGTCCACGGATTCCAATATGCAGCAGGCAACCGTCAACCTGCTCGCCGACATGAAGATCCAGCCAGCGACGCCCATGGCCGGGATAGTCGTCAGTGCTGCGTCAACTGACACCGCACCCCCCGTTTCGACCGTAAGCACTCCGGCTACCGGCACTTCCGTTGCGGATGGTTCGACTGTAACCATTACAGGCACGGCGGCCGATTCCGGCGGCGGTGTAGTTGCCGGCGTCGAGGTCTCCACCGACAGCGGCAAGACATGGCACCCGGCCACCGGAACCACGAATTGGACCTACACCTGGAAGGCTGCGCACGGCTACCCGGGCACCACCATCAGGACGCGCGCCACCGATGACAGCGCCAATCTGGAGGTACCTGGCCCAGGCCGGGCCTTGGCCATCACATGCCCCTGCAGCTTGGTCGGCACCGGTACGGCCCCCGCCGCACCCGATTCCGGTGACGCAAACTCCGTAGAAGTCGGAGCCAAGTTCACTTCCGACGTCACGGGCACGATTTCCGGAGTCCGGTTCTACAAGGCGACGGCGAACAGGGGAACGCACGTGGGCAACGTGTGGTCCGCGTCGGGAGCGCTGCTGGCCACTGCCACCTTCACGGGTGAGTCTGCCAGCGGCTGGCAGACGGCAATATTCAGCAAGCCACTGGATGTCACGGCCAACACGCCCTATGTCGTTTCCTACTTCGCACCTCAGGGCCACTACGCCCAGGATTCCGGTTACTTCTACCCGAACCCTTCGCCAATGCCAGCCGGAAGTGGCAGCGCGGACAGCCCGCCCCTGCACTTCAACCGCAGCACGGCGACGAATCCAAACGGCTTCTACGTTTATGCGTCCAAGTCGACGTTCCCGTCAGGAATCTATCAAGCAGAATATTACTGGGTGGATGTGATTTTTAGTCCAACCAGCACTGCCCTCCCGGCAGTCTCCTCCTCGACGCCTGCGCCGGGAGGCACATCCGTCGCGATATCAGCGGCGCCTTCCGCCTCGTTCAACCAGGCTGTCACTTCATCAAGCGTGGCGTTCGGGCTCAAGGATTCCGCGGGGGCAACCGTCACCGGCACCACGACTTACAACGCCACCACCAACACCGCCACTTTCGCCCCATCAACACCGTTGTCTTACAGCACCTCCTACACCGCCACCGTCTCCGGGGCCACCAACGCGACCGGCCAAACGATGGCTGCTCCCTACAGCTGGTCCTTTTCCACCACGGCAGCTCCGCCTGCCCCGAATGTGACCGCCACGACGCCAGCCAACAACGAAACGGGAACATCCCCGGGCGTTGCCCCATCCGCTACCTTCAGCCAGGCAGTCACAGCAGCCAGCGTGACATTCGCACTCAAGGATCCAGCCGGCGCATCAGTGCCCGGCACCACCAGTTACAACGCCGCCACCAACGCCTCCACCTTCACCCCAACCGAATCCCTGGCCTACAGCACCACCTACACAGCCACCGTCTCTGGTGCCACCAATGCCACCGGCCAAGGCATGGCCGCACCATATATCTGGACCTTCACCACGGCGGCGCCTCCGCCGGCCCCGGCAGTGACGGGCACGGCGCCAGCTAATAACGCCAACGGTGTCGCGATATCCACGACACCATCGGCGACGTTCAACACGGCCGTCGCACCATCAAGTATTGCCTTCTCGCTGATGGACGCCGCCGGAACTTCCGTCTCGGGCACCATGAGCTATGCGACCGCGACCAAGACGGCCACATTCACACCCACTTCACCCTTGAACTACACCACCGCCTACACGGCAACCGTTTCCGGGGCCACCAATGGCACCGGCCAAACCATGGCAGCCCCCGTAACCTGGTCGTTTAGCACTACGGCACCACCGCCTGCGCCGACGGTGACGTCCACCACGCCAGCCAATAACTCCACCGGAACCTCCCCAGGAATTGCCCCGTCCGCGATCTTCAGCCAGAACGTCTCAGCGTCCAGCGTGACGTTTACACTCAAGGACGCGGCCAGCGCCGAGGTTCCCGGCACGACTTCGTACGCCCCCGGAACAAATACAGCCACCTTCACACCGACCACATCACTGGGCTACAGCACTACCTACACGGCGAGCATCTCAGGGGCAACCAACAGCACCGGCCAGAGCATGGCAACGCCCTACACATGGATTTTCACCACTAGCGCGGCGTCCGCGTGCCCCTGCAGTGTCTTCAGTCCCACGGCCATACCGACCACACCAAACACCGCCGATGGGAATGGCGTTGAACTGGGAATGAAGTTCCGCTCCGACGCACCTGGCAACATCACCGGTATCCGCTTCTACAAGGGGAGCGCCAACACTGGAACCCATACCGGTTACCTGTGGAGCGGCACCGGATCGTTGCTCGGCTCCCTCACCTTCACCGGCGAGACCGCCAGCGGATGGCAACAGGCGAATTTCGCCAGTCCCATCGCCATCTCCGCGGGTGTCACCTACATCGTCAGCTACTATGCTCCCAACGGAAACTACTCCTCCGACGGCAACTACTTCAGTGCCAGCAAGGACACGGGACCATTGCATGGCCTCGCGGACGGAACCGACGGCGGCAACGGCGTCTTCAACTACGGCAACGCAGCCTTCCCCACCGGCAGCTGGAACAAAACCAATTACTGGGTCGACGTCGTCATGAGCGCCACGGCCCTGCCTGCGCCGTCCGTGACTGGAGTTACTCCCGCCAATAACGCCACGGGTAGCATCGTCACAGCGGCCCCATCGGCTACGTTCAGCCAGGCGGTGACCGCTTCAAGTATTACGTTTACCCTAAAGGACGCCTCTGGTACGAAAGTAGCCGGTTCCATCGACTACAACACGTCCACAAACACCGCCACCTTTACCCCCACGGTTGGGCTGGCCTACAGCACCGTCTACTCTGCCACCGTCTCGGGAGCGACCAACAGCACCGGCCAGAGCATGGCAACCCCGTACACGTGGTCTTTCACAACGGGCACCGCACCAGCATGCCCCTGCAGTGTCTTCAGTCCCACGGCCATACCGACCACACCAAACACCGCCGACGGCAACGCCGTTGAACTGGGAATGAAATTTCGCTCCGACGTCCCCGGCAACGTCACCGGCATCCGCTTCTACAAGGGGACCGCAAACACTGGAACCCATACCGGTTACCTGTGGAGCGGCACCGGTTCATTGCTCGGCTCCCTCACCTTCACCGGTGAGACGGCCAGCGGATGGCAACAGGCGAATTTCGCCAGCCCCATCGCCATCTCCGCGGGTGTCACCTACATCGTGTCCTATTACGCACCTAACGGAATATATGCCGCTGATAGCAACTACTTCACTGCCAGCAAGGACACCGGACCATTGCACGGCCTCGCGGACGGCACCGACGGTGGAAACGGGGTCTACAACTACGGCAACGCGGCCTTTCCTACCAACACCTGGAACAAATCCAATTACTGGGTCGACGTCAATTTCACAAGCTATTGA